The following are from one region of the Sorghum bicolor cultivar BTx623 chromosome 2, Sorghum_bicolor_NCBIv3, whole genome shotgun sequence genome:
- the LOC8054533 gene encoding uncharacterized protein LOC8054533, translating to MTIASTMLNISESKVSAAKAAEDSASWLHTERGIIAQVEVFFVLSVLLHTVQVIFGWWRRRSSNTYIRHFLWLAYTINPPLLIYTLGLARSSPSIATSELLRACAFPFVMALAGTNSMTAYSIDDNKQNTRRSVQQLLCVLSLIAMWKIDNVSKLTDFRSITSLVYAIVVYFLLALMISMNGGKIYASMTASSSLDKESRDVQVHMKSEHMESTNYDPVTLAGYGYLVCDKIDDSSTAVQRTEITIDRIWSCDEGLLGTSNGKQLKEVCLSFALFRLMRRRFFGLSCPESKLQKTRDLVLKGLLLDCEAAYRVIEAELAFAHDHFFTSAASGNTELGKCTILLGTAKAVIYPLTILAVVKDFVHSKSKSYNSTGMVIAAVLIMLLLLSLELLQLYLYLSSDWAKVQLVRRSISGKDIPFGFDRFYSKLPRLLGYWQNEIGQHALLQDLHGRSGIYDTIGSISGRFFGECLGYSTISSRSTDLPRSKHIQLTGDVKLAIAQTLKGSDGNLSNGTFSLRRNAQHCLLWACQQEHHSSTLLIWHIATEYCDVAGSCDREEHCVATVSNRNIAVTLSKYCAYLMAFVPELLPDDELDTRIIFEMARCDAQNMFPKHMALPELYRMMRTCSARLSDERILTNGFLLGRQLEEIGDGMHWKVLVDFWTEMMLYIAPSTNAKAHIEHLANGGEFLTHLWALLLHAGILEREQNTFDEEDTAATAKMAPHLSFNTLSKTANSFVS from the coding sequence ATGACGATTGCATCGACTATGTTGAACATAAGTGAATCCAAAGTGAGCGCAGCAAAGGCCGCTGAAGATTCAGCCTCTTGGCTGCACACAGAAAGAGGCATCATCGCCCAGGTGGAGGTGTTCTTCGTGCTATCAGTTCTGCTACACACAGTCCAGGTCATCTTTGGCTGGTGGAGGCGCCGCTCCAGCAACACGTACATCAGGCACTTCCTCTGGCTGGCGTACACCATCAACCCCCCTCTGCTGATCTACACTCTGGGTCTTGCTCGGTCATCGCCTTCTATAGCTACAAGCGAGTTGCTTCGGGCGTGTGCTTTCCCCTTTGTCATGGCCCTGGCTGGGACAAACTCCATGACAGCCTACAGCATCGATGACAACAAGCAGAATACGAGGCGCTCTGTTCAGCAGCTTCTGTGTGTGCTCAGCCTCATCGCCATGTGGAAGATTGACAATGTGTCAAAGCTGACGGATTTCAGGTCTATTACATCCCTTGTCTATGCCATTGTAGTTTATTTCTTACTTGCGTTGATGATCTCAATGAATGGGGGAAAAATTTATGCAAGTATGACTGCTAGCAGTTCCTTGGACAAAGAAAGCAGAGATGTTCAGGTTCACATGAAGAGTGAGCACATGGAATCCACCAACTATGATCCTGTTACCTTGGCAGGCTACGGATACCTTGTCTGTGACAAGATTGATGATTCCTCTACAGCTGTTCAGCGTACAGAGATTACAATCGACAGGATCTGGTCTTGTGATGAAGGTCTGTTAGGCACAAGCAATGGCaaacagctcaaggaggtatgCCTGTCATTCGCCTTGTTTCGGCTGATGAGGCGTCGGTTCTTCGGGCTCTCTTGTCctgaatcaaagcttcagaaaaCACGTGACCTTGTCCTCAAAGGATTGCTTTTGGATTGTGAAGCTGCATATAGGGTAATTGAGGCAGAGCTAGCCTTTGCACATGACCACTTCTTCACCAGCGCTGCTTCTGGCAACACTGAACTTGGTAAGTGTACCATCCTACTAGGCACTGCAAAAGCTGTTATATATCCTCTCACAATACTAGCTGTGGTTAAGGACTTCGTTCATAGCAAAAGCAAAAGCTACAACTCAACAGGGATGGTCATTGCTGCAGTACTAATCATGCTACTGCTTTTATCACTAGAGTTGCTACAGCTTTATCTTTACTTATCATCTGATTGGGCTAAGGTACAGCTTGTTCGTCGGTCTATCTCTGGGAAAGATATTCCGTTCGGGTTCGATAGGTTTTACAGTAAGCTTCCTCGGTTATTGGGATACTGGCAAAACGAAATTGGGCAGCACGCATTACTACAAGACTTGCATGGTCGATCAGGCATTTATGACACCATAGGATCCATATCTGGACGTTTCTTTGGTGAGTGTCTTGGATACAGTACAATTTCCTCAAGGTCAACTGATCTTCCCAGGTCAAAACATATTCAGTTGACAGGGGATGTGAAGTTAGCAATTGCTCAGACTCTCAAAGGTAGTGATGGCAACCTATCTAATGGCACATTCTCATTGCGACGCAATGCGCAGCATTGTCTTCTATGGGCATGCCAGCAGGAGCATCACAGCAGCACCCTGCTGATTTGGCATATCGCGACTGAATACTGTGATGTTGCAGGGTCCTGTGATAGGGAAGAACATTGTGTTGCCACAGTTTCCAACCGTAACATTGCCGTTACACTATCAAAATATTGTGCATATCTGATGGCATTTGTCCCAGAGTTGCTTCCTGATGACGAATTGGACACCAGGATCATATTTGAGATGGCGAGATGCGATGCCCAAAATATGTTTCCAAAACATATGGCTTTGCCTGAACTATACAGAATGATGAGAACTTGTAGCGCGCGACTGTCAGATGAGCGGATTCTGACCAATGGGTTTCTCCTTGGACGGCAACTTGAGGAAATAGGAGATGGCATGCACTGGAAGGTACTAGTAGATTTCTGGACTGAGATGATGTTGTACATAGCTCCATCAACCAATGCAAAAGCTCACATCGAACATCTGGCAAATGGAGGGGAATTTTTGACTCATCTTTGGGCCTTACTTCTCCACGCTGGCATTCTAGAGAGGGAGCAAAATACCTTTGATGAAGAAGATACCGCGGCAACTGCCAAGATGGCGCCACATCTGTCATTTAACACATTGTCCAAAACTGCTAACTCATTCGTCAGTTAA